The Rhizobium leguminosarum genome includes a region encoding these proteins:
- a CDS encoding LysR substrate-binding domain-containing protein gives MIHHDFVNVVPMRLPPLNAIRAFEAVCRHGSILKAAEELNVVRGAVRQQIDMLENHFGRKLFLRDGRRLVPTLQASAFAAAASAAFDILQRAASELEGVVPGRIRLGVPSAFAVWWLMPRVADMQASLGHTVDIVPMTVVEPLQMHPELDAVIMGGEYRPAAGITALRFMADEFGPVATPSLAATLSSGPAAMGALTMLVSRSVPKLWDEWFAESGTQPVVYSRAQEFEDLLLALGAARSGLGIALAPRASIEDDLQRGHLVAPHGFISRPSGYSLCCRTPDAKRPAFAALSGWLLRCGMSG, from the coding sequence GTGATCCACCATGATTTTGTGAATGTCGTCCCCATGCGTCTTCCCCCGCTCAATGCCATCCGCGCCTTCGAGGCCGTCTGCCGTCACGGCAGCATTCTGAAGGCTGCCGAAGAGCTGAATGTGGTGCGCGGCGCCGTGCGCCAGCAGATCGACATGCTGGAGAATCACTTCGGCCGCAAGCTCTTCCTGCGTGACGGCCGCAGGCTGGTCCCGACCTTGCAGGCCAGCGCTTTTGCAGCCGCCGCGAGTGCGGCTTTCGACATTCTGCAGCGCGCTGCTTCGGAGCTTGAAGGCGTGGTGCCGGGCCGCATCCGCCTTGGCGTGCCCTCCGCCTTCGCAGTCTGGTGGCTGATGCCGCGCGTGGCAGACATGCAGGCGAGCCTCGGCCATACCGTCGACATCGTGCCGATGACCGTGGTCGAACCGTTGCAGATGCACCCCGAATTGGACGCTGTGATCATGGGCGGCGAATACCGGCCGGCCGCAGGCATTACCGCCCTGCGGTTCATGGCGGACGAGTTCGGCCCGGTCGCGACGCCTTCGCTTGCCGCGACACTATCGAGCGGCCCGGCGGCGATGGGCGCGCTGACGATGCTTGTCAGCCGCAGCGTTCCGAAACTCTGGGACGAATGGTTTGCCGAAAGCGGCACGCAGCCGGTCGTCTATTCCCGCGCCCAGGAATTCGAGGATCTGCTACTGGCGCTGGGGGCTGCCCGCTCCGGGCTTGGCATCGCGCTTGCCCCGCGTGCTTCTATCGAGGACGATCTCCAGCGCGGGCATCTGGTCGCGCCCCATGGCTTCATCTCCCGGCCATCGGGCTATAGCCTCTGCTGCCGCACGCCGGATGCGAAACGGCCGGCCTTTGCGGCTTTGTCCGGCTGGCTGCTTCGTTGCGGGATGTCGGGTTGA
- a CDS encoding adenosylhomocysteinase yields MEKSATRIDWIGNSCRLLKATAAEFERTRPFEGLSIGTGIHLEPKTVALLMTLRAGGARLVCTGNLNSTQPSTVEFLRSQGITVFATQTTDPAAHHQSLEAVIAEKPDLLLDNGGDLFAIAAEKPYANLRGGTEETTSGRTRLLPIRERLNMPILVINDSPIKQFAENRHAVGQSLFESYLRFTNRSTNGKRVTVFGYGACGKGTAACFRNAFSTVSVVDTDPVTTLEAHLDGFVTPLRDAAIRSADIIVTVTGFAAIVTAADLPLVKDGAILMNGGHFPHEIDVEAFRRHPDVAGIDRYEADHIETFHLSDGRSFHVLGGGHMANLAGPRPLGNTVESMDLGFTLQARCLERIAKGEAGPQSCIVPVPSDIDAMVANAYLDLAR; encoded by the coding sequence ATGGAAAAGAGCGCAACCCGCATCGACTGGATCGGCAACAGCTGCCGGCTGCTCAAGGCGACGGCGGCCGAATTCGAGCGGACGCGTCCTTTCGAGGGCCTGTCGATCGGCACCGGCATTCATCTCGAGCCGAAGACGGTGGCGCTGCTGATGACGCTTCGCGCCGGCGGCGCGCGTCTCGTCTGCACCGGCAATCTCAACAGCACCCAGCCTTCGACGGTCGAGTTCCTGCGTTCCCAGGGCATCACGGTCTTTGCCACGCAGACGACCGATCCCGCCGCCCATCATCAGAGCCTCGAAGCAGTGATCGCCGAAAAGCCTGATCTGCTGCTCGACAATGGCGGCGATCTCTTCGCGATCGCGGCGGAAAAACCCTACGCCAATCTCCGCGGCGGCACCGAGGAAACCACCTCCGGCCGCACCCGCCTGCTGCCGATCCGCGAGCGCCTGAACATGCCGATCCTCGTCATCAACGACAGCCCGATCAAGCAGTTCGCCGAAAACAGGCATGCCGTCGGCCAGAGCCTGTTTGAAAGCTACCTGCGCTTCACCAACCGCTCCACCAACGGCAAACGCGTGACGGTGTTCGGCTACGGCGCCTGCGGCAAGGGCACGGCTGCTTGTTTCCGCAATGCCTTTTCCACCGTCAGCGTCGTCGATACCGATCCGGTGACGACACTCGAAGCCCATCTCGACGGCTTCGTCACGCCGCTGCGCGATGCGGCGATCCGCTCGGCAGATATCATCGTCACCGTCACGGGTTTTGCCGCTATCGTGACGGCGGCCGACCTGCCGCTGGTCAAGGACGGCGCGATCCTGATGAATGGCGGCCATTTCCCGCATGAGATCGATGTCGAGGCTTTCCGCCGCCATCCCGATGTCGCCGGTATCGATCGTTATGAGGCCGATCACATCGAGACCTTCCATCTCAGCGACGGCCGCTCCTTCCATGTGCTCGGCGGCGGCCACATGGCCAATCTCGCCGGCCCGCGGCCGCTCGGCAATACCGTCGAATCGATGGATCTCGGCTTCACCCTTCAGGCCCGCTGCCTGGAACGCATCGCCAAGGGCGAGGCCGGTCCCCAATCCTGCATCGTGCCTGTGCCCTCCGATATCGATGCGATGGTCGCGAACGCCTATCTCGATCTGGCGCGCTGA
- a CDS encoding LysR family transcriptional regulator — translation MTNLGDLEIFAKVVSTGSMSLAGRALGFSPAVVSKRIKRLEDRLGTRLLQRTTRQISLTEAGQGFYDRVLGILAGLEEAEFYISGRSAQMHGTLKISAPTSFGRMHIAPHLKDFMEAHPELAINLVLTDEFSDIVGGGFDLAIRIAELTDSSLVARRLAPVRRLLCASPDYLAAHGEPKHIDELKHHRCLPAHNNDTWRLKGPDGALNLRPEGLLITNSSEVIREAVIAGLGIALRSTWDIGEELKSGRLVQVLPAYESSHNVALSAVYPSRQFLPAKVRLFIDYLAELYGPVPYWER, via the coding sequence ATGACCAATCTGGGTGATCTCGAAATCTTTGCCAAGGTCGTTTCGACCGGAAGCATGTCGCTCGCCGGGCGGGCGCTCGGCTTTTCGCCGGCCGTCGTCTCCAAACGGATCAAGCGGCTGGAGGACCGGCTCGGTACCCGGCTTTTGCAGCGCACGACGCGACAGATCTCGCTGACGGAGGCCGGACAGGGCTTTTACGACCGGGTTCTCGGCATTCTCGCCGGGCTTGAAGAGGCGGAATTCTATATTTCCGGCCGCTCGGCGCAGATGCACGGCACGCTGAAGATCTCGGCCCCGACCTCCTTCGGGCGCATGCATATAGCGCCGCACCTGAAGGATTTCATGGAGGCGCATCCGGAGCTTGCGATCAACCTGGTGCTGACCGACGAATTCAGCGACATCGTCGGCGGCGGCTTCGATCTGGCGATCCGCATTGCCGAACTCACCGATTCGAGCCTCGTTGCCCGAAGGCTGGCGCCGGTGCGCCGGCTGCTCTGCGCTTCGCCGGATTACCTTGCGGCGCATGGCGAACCGAAGCACATCGACGAGCTGAAACACCATCGCTGCCTGCCGGCCCATAATAACGACACCTGGCGGCTGAAGGGGCCGGACGGGGCGCTCAACCTCAGGCCGGAGGGCTTGCTCATCACCAATTCCAGCGAGGTGATCCGCGAGGCTGTCATCGCCGGTCTCGGGATCGCGCTGCGCTCCACCTGGGATATCGGCGAAGAGCTCAAGAGTGGCCGCCTCGTGCAGGTGCTGCCCGCCTACGAAAGCTCGCACAATGTCGCTCTGTCGGCCGTCTATCCCAGCCGGCAGTTCCTGCCGGCCAAGGTGCGACTGTTCATCGACTATCTCGCGGAACTTTATGGCCCCGTCCCCTACTGGGAGCGCTGA
- a CDS encoding FAD-linked oxidase C-terminal domain-containing protein: MSDAISFLEPRADVLARRAQIVADLTDLLPPECLVHEARELVPFETDAFVSYRRLPLAVALPRTTAEVSAIMRYCNRYGIPVVPRGAGTSLSGGAIPQEDAVVLGLSKMNSILEIDLPNRVAVVQAGVTNLNISESVSADGFFYAPDPSSQLACTIGGNIGMNSGGAHCLKYGVTTNNLLGVRMVLVDGTVIELGGKALDAAGYDLLGLVCGHEGQLGIVTEATVRLIAKPEGARPVLFGFEGSEEAGACVADVIAAGIIPVAIEFMDKPAIEICEAFAHAGYPLDVGALLIVEVEGSEAEMDAALKDIVEIARRHAVKTVRECQSATEAALIWKGRKSAFGATGRIADYICMDGTVPLSQLSYVLKRTAEIVDHYGLRVANVFHAGDGNMHPLILFNANDPEDAARAEAAGNDILRLCVDAGGCLTGEHGVGIEKRDLMRHQYSEVDLAQQMAARAAFDPGWLLNPSKVFPLEGRPAA; this comes from the coding sequence ATGTCCGACGCCATTTCGTTTCTCGAGCCCCGCGCCGACGTGCTGGCGCGCCGCGCCCAGATCGTCGCCGATCTGACCGATCTTCTGCCGCCGGAATGCCTGGTGCATGAGGCGCGCGAGCTGGTGCCGTTCGAGACCGACGCTTTCGTGTCCTACCGCCGCCTGCCGCTCGCCGTTGCCCTGCCGCGCACCACGGCCGAGGTTTCCGCCATCATGCGTTATTGCAATCGCTACGGCATTCCCGTCGTGCCGCGCGGCGCCGGCACTTCGCTCTCCGGCGGCGCCATTCCGCAGGAAGATGCCGTCGTGCTCGGCCTGTCGAAGATGAACAGCATCCTCGAAATCGATCTGCCGAACCGCGTTGCCGTGGTCCAGGCGGGCGTCACCAATCTCAATATTTCCGAATCCGTCTCCGCGGACGGTTTTTTCTATGCGCCCGACCCGAGCTCGCAGCTCGCCTGCACCATCGGCGGCAATATCGGCATGAATTCCGGCGGCGCCCACTGCCTGAAATACGGCGTCACCACCAATAATCTGCTCGGCGTCAGGATGGTGCTGGTCGACGGCACCGTGATCGAGCTTGGCGGCAAGGCGCTGGATGCGGCAGGCTATGACCTGCTCGGCCTCGTCTGCGGCCATGAAGGCCAGCTTGGCATCGTCACCGAGGCGACGGTGCGGTTGATCGCCAAGCCGGAAGGCGCGCGCCCGGTGCTCTTCGGCTTCGAGGGTTCGGAGGAGGCCGGCGCCTGCGTTGCCGATGTCATCGCCGCCGGCATTATCCCGGTTGCGATCGAATTCATGGACAAGCCGGCAATCGAGATCTGCGAGGCCTTCGCCCATGCCGGATATCCGCTCGATGTCGGTGCGCTGCTGATCGTCGAGGTCGAGGGTTCGGAAGCGGAGATGGACGCGGCGCTGAAGGACATCGTCGAGATCGCCCGCCGGCATGCTGTCAAGACCGTGCGCGAATGTCAGTCGGCGACCGAGGCGGCGCTGATCTGGAAGGGCCGCAAATCCGCCTTCGGCGCCACCGGCCGCATCGCCGACTATATCTGCATGGATGGCACCGTGCCGCTCAGCCAGCTCTCCTACGTGCTGAAGCGGACCGCCGAGATCGTCGATCATTACGGCCTGCGCGTCGCCAACGTCTTCCATGCCGGCGACGGCAATATGCATCCGCTGATCCTCTTCAACGCCAATGATCCGGAGGATGCCGCCCGCGCGGAAGCCGCCGGCAACGATATCCTGAGGCTCTGCGTCGATGCCGGCGGCTGCCTCACCGGCGAACACGGCGTCGGTATCGAGAAGCGCGACCTGATGCGGCACCAATATTCCGAGGTGGATCTCGCCCAGCAAATGGCGGCCCGCGCCGCCTTCGATCCGGGCTGGCTCCTCAATCCGTCGAAGGTCTTTCCGCTCGAGGGGCGTCCAGCTGCATGA